One Miscanthus floridulus cultivar M001 chromosome 11, ASM1932011v1, whole genome shotgun sequence DNA window includes the following coding sequences:
- the LOC136492414 gene encoding diacylglycerol kinase 1-like — protein MELHRNGTNGSCHSSCGPLTDYYIPDYILKPDSERVTVDSVPCCPVVVFINSKSGGQLGSSLIKTYRELLNEAQVFDLSEEAPDKVLHRLYCNFEKLKSNSDLIATQIHKSLRLIVAGGDGTASWLLGVVSDLKLSHPPPVATVPLGTGNNLPFSFGWGKKNPATDQAAVKSFLGQVKGAREMNIDSWHIIMRMRIPQEGPCDPIAPLDLPHSLHAFHRVSACDSLNLVGYHTFRGGFWNYFSLGMDAQVSYEFHSERKRNPEKFRHQLRNQGTYAKLGFKHSLNHLSSRY, from the exons ATGGAACTACACAGAAATGGCACTAATGGTTCCTGCCACAGCTCATGTGGGCCACTGACAGACTACTACATCCCTGATTACATACTGAAGCCGGACTCTGAACGAGTCACTGTTGATAGTGTGCCATGTTGCCCTGTGGTAGTCTTCATCAATTCTAAAAGTGGTGGCCAGCTGGGAAGCAGTCTGATCAAAACATACCGTGAACTTCTCAATGAAGCGCAG GTTTTTGATCTCTCAGAAGAGGCTCCTGATAAGGTTCTACACAGATTATACTGCAACTTTGAAAAGCTCAAGTCTAACAGTGACCTCATTGCTACTCAAATTCATAAGAGCTTAAGGCTAATT GTTGCTGGTGGTGACGGCACGGCAAGTTGGTTGCTTGGAGTAGTTAGTGATCTGAAGCTATCACATCCCCCTCCTGTTGCTACTGTGCCTCTAGGAACCGGAAACAACCTCCCTTTTTCATTTGGATGG GGAAAGAAGAATCCAGCTACTGACCAAGCAGCAGTGAAATCATTCCTGGGTCAAGTAAAAGGAGCAAGAGAAATGAATATTGATAG TTGGCATATCATCATGAGGATGCGAATTCCACAGGAAGGCCCATGCGATCCTATTGCTCCCTTAGATCTTCCACATTCATTGCATGCTTTCCACCGTGTATCAGCTTGCGATTCTCTCAATTTG GTGGGCTACCACACATTCCGTGGAGGATTCTGGAATTATTTTAGCTTGG GAATGGACGCACAAGTATCCTATGAATTCCACTCTGAAAGAAAGAGAAATCCAGAGAAGTTCAGACACCAGCTAAGAAATCAG GGTACATATGCTAAGCTTGGATTTAAACATTCCCTAAACCATCTTTCTTCAAGGTACTGA